The following coding sequences are from one Streptomyces sp. NBC_01232 window:
- a CDS encoding carboxymuconolactone decarboxylase family protein, producing the protein MTTTHAHAPEHTPRMHMAKLAPEVYKAVLALEIASRKGLEPALVELVKIRASQLNHCAFCLDMHTKDAIAAGESVERIVQLGAWEESRHFYTEKELAAIEFTEAVTVLTDGFVPDEVYEKAAGQFEERELAQLIAVIATINVWNRFGVTTRMVPGHYTPGMYK; encoded by the coding sequence ATGACGACCACCCACGCACACGCCCCCGAGCACACCCCGCGCATGCACATGGCGAAGCTCGCCCCCGAGGTCTACAAGGCCGTACTGGCCCTGGAGATCGCCTCCAGGAAGGGTCTGGAGCCGGCCCTGGTCGAGCTCGTCAAGATCCGGGCCTCCCAGCTCAACCACTGCGCCTTCTGCCTCGACATGCACACCAAGGACGCGATCGCCGCCGGTGAGAGCGTCGAGCGCATCGTCCAGCTGGGCGCCTGGGAGGAGTCGCGGCACTTCTACACCGAGAAGGAACTCGCGGCGATCGAGTTCACCGAGGCCGTCACCGTCCTGACGGACGGCTTCGTGCCCGACGAGGTCTACGAGAAGGCCGCCGGGCAGTTCGAGGAGCGCGAGCTGGCCCAGCTGATCGCCGTCATCGCGACCATCAACGTCTGGAACCGCTTCGGCGTCACCACCCGCATGGTGCCGGGCCACTACACCCCGGGCATGTACAAGTAG
- the pdxR gene encoding MocR-like pyridoxine biosynthesis transcription factor PdxR, translating into MTDPWATFGADLHLDLTAGRGLRAGLTEALREAARSGRLAAGTRLPSSRTLAADLGIARNTVAEAYAELVAEGWLTARRGSGTRVAERARPRRSSTAAAPVRRPARTGPAYSLIPGSPDLGGFPRAAWLSAARRALTDAPNEAFGYASDPRGRVELRQALAGYLARARGVYADPERIVLCAGFLHGLALLAGVLRARRVREVAVEEYGLDFHRDLLVGAGLRTRPLGLDGEGARTGELTATSGAVLLTPAHQFPTGVALTPARRAAAVDWARTSGGLILEDDYDGEFRYDRQPVGALQGLDPDRVVYLGTASKSLAPGLRMGWMVVPPGLLEEVLAAKGPTEWASGAPDQLTLAEFITSGAYDRHVRGMRLRYRRRRDELVAAVGDRVAVSGIAAGLHAVLDLPGGTERSVLQAAAWQDLALHGLGRFRHPEAGALPRDAVVVGYGTPSDSAWSPTLAALAAALP; encoded by the coding sequence ATGACGGATCCTTGGGCCACTTTCGGCGCCGACCTGCATCTGGACCTCACCGCCGGACGCGGTCTGCGGGCCGGGCTCACCGAGGCCCTGCGCGAGGCCGCGCGCAGCGGGCGGCTCGCTGCCGGCACCCGGCTGCCGTCCTCGAGGACCCTCGCCGCCGACCTGGGCATCGCCCGGAACACGGTCGCCGAGGCGTACGCCGAGCTCGTCGCGGAGGGCTGGCTGACGGCCCGCCGGGGCTCCGGCACCCGCGTCGCGGAGCGGGCCCGCCCGCGCCGGTCCTCGACGGCGGCCGCTCCCGTACGGCGCCCCGCACGCACCGGGCCCGCGTACAGCCTGATCCCCGGCTCCCCGGACCTGGGCGGCTTCCCGCGCGCGGCCTGGCTGTCCGCGGCCCGCCGGGCCCTGACCGACGCGCCGAACGAGGCCTTCGGGTACGCGTCCGACCCGCGCGGCCGCGTCGAGCTGCGGCAGGCGCTCGCCGGCTACTTGGCGCGGGCGCGCGGGGTGTACGCGGACCCCGAACGCATCGTGCTCTGCGCGGGCTTCCTGCACGGGCTGGCGCTGCTGGCGGGCGTACTGCGGGCGCGGCGGGTGCGGGAGGTGGCGGTGGAGGAGTACGGCCTGGACTTCCACCGGGACCTGCTGGTGGGGGCGGGACTGCGGACGCGCCCGCTGGGCCTGGACGGGGAAGGGGCCCGGACGGGGGAGCTGACCGCGACGTCGGGCGCGGTGCTGCTGACCCCGGCGCACCAGTTCCCGACGGGCGTCGCCCTGACCCCGGCGCGGCGGGCGGCCGCGGTCGACTGGGCCCGGACCTCGGGCGGGCTGATCCTGGAGGACGACTACGACGGGGAGTTCCGCTACGACCGCCAGCCGGTCGGGGCGCTCCAGGGCCTGGACCCCGACCGGGTGGTGTACCTCGGCACTGCCAGCAAGTCCCTGGCCCCCGGGCTGCGGATGGGCTGGATGGTGGTCCCGCCGGGGCTGCTGGAGGAGGTCCTGGCCGCCAAGGGACCCACGGAGTGGGCGAGCGGCGCGCCGGACCAGCTCACGCTGGCGGAGTTCATCACCTCGGGGGCCTACGACCGCCACGTGCGCGGCATGCGGCTGCGGTACCGGCGGCGCCGGGACGAGCTGGTGGCGGCCGTGGGGGACCGGGTGGCGGTCTCGGGGATCGCGGCGGGGCTGCACGCGGTGCTGGACCTGCCCGGGGGGACGGAGCGGTCGGTGCTGCAGGCCGCGGCCTGGCAGGACCTGGCCCTGCACGGGCTGGGTCGCTTCCGGCACCCGGAGGCCGGTGCGCTGCCGCGGGACGCGGTGGTGGTCGGGTACGGGACGCCGTCGGACAGTGCGTGGTCGCCGACGCTGGCGGCCCTGGCGGCGGCCCTGCCGTGA
- a CDS encoding glutathionylspermidine synthase family protein, whose amino-acid sequence MQRHTIEPRPGWQKTVEEQGVIYPLTRYPDDSLRPYWDESAYYSFSLPEVEALENVVEELHAMCLAAAAHIVEHDRFADLGITDPKLAALIAESWRRRAEQPSLYGRFDLRYDGTGSPAKMLEYNADTPTSLVEAASPQWFWMEERFPGADQWNSLHERLVDAWRRQAELLPPGPLHFAHSETDELGEDLMTVAYLQETAEQAGLDTQALSVEQIGWDSLSGRFVDEKLRFIRSCFKLYPWEWLATDEFGPQVLGTYDHGGGSGTTCWIEPLWKMLLSNKALLAILWELFPDHPNLLPAYLDGPRELAAPGSAGYVTKPLLGREGAGVTLHEAGEDGVPFAPEEGERYCFQGLAPLPDFDGNRVVLGAWVVEDEAAGLGIRESAGPVTDEYARFLPHVIL is encoded by the coding sequence ATGCAGCGGCACACCATCGAACCCCGTCCCGGCTGGCAGAAGACCGTCGAGGAGCAGGGGGTGATCTACCCCCTCACCCGCTACCCCGACGACTCGCTGCGCCCCTACTGGGACGAGAGCGCGTACTACTCCTTCTCGCTCCCCGAGGTCGAGGCCCTGGAGAACGTCGTCGAGGAGCTGCACGCCATGTGCCTGGCCGCGGCCGCGCACATCGTCGAGCACGACCGCTTCGCCGACCTCGGCATCACCGACCCGAAGCTGGCGGCGCTGATCGCCGAGTCGTGGCGGCGCCGCGCCGAGCAGCCCTCCCTCTACGGGCGCTTCGACCTGCGCTACGACGGCACCGGCAGCCCGGCCAAGATGCTGGAGTACAACGCCGACACCCCCACCTCCCTGGTGGAGGCGGCGAGCCCGCAGTGGTTCTGGATGGAGGAGCGCTTCCCCGGCGCCGACCAGTGGAACTCCCTCCACGAGCGCCTCGTCGACGCCTGGCGGCGCCAGGCCGAGCTGCTCCCGCCCGGCCCGCTGCACTTCGCGCACTCCGAGACCGACGAGCTCGGTGAGGACCTGATGACGGTCGCCTACCTCCAGGAGACCGCCGAGCAGGCCGGCCTGGACACCCAGGCGCTGTCCGTCGAGCAGATCGGCTGGGACAGCCTCTCCGGCCGGTTCGTGGACGAGAAGCTCCGCTTCATCCGCTCCTGCTTCAAGCTCTACCCGTGGGAGTGGCTGGCGACGGACGAGTTCGGCCCGCAGGTCCTCGGTACGTACGACCACGGCGGCGGCTCCGGCACCACCTGCTGGATCGAACCCCTTTGGAAGATGCTGCTGTCCAACAAGGCGCTGCTCGCGATCCTGTGGGAGCTCTTCCCGGACCACCCCAACCTGCTGCCCGCCTACCTCGACGGCCCGCGCGAACTGGCCGCCCCCGGGTCCGCCGGGTACGTGACCAAGCCCCTCCTCGGCCGTGAGGGCGCGGGGGTCACCCTCCACGAGGCGGGCGAGGACGGCGTGCCCTTCGCACCGGAGGAGGGGGAGCGGTACTGCTTCCAGGGCCTGGCCCCGCTGCCCGACTTCGACGGCAACCGGGTGGTGCTCGGCGCGTGGGTCGTCGAGGACGAGGCGGCGGGGCTCGGCATCCGGGAATCGGCGGGGCCGGTCACGGACGAGTACGCCCGCTTCCTGCCCCACGTCATCCTCTGA
- the rocD gene encoding ornithine--oxo-acid transaminase, whose product MSTTADAIRSADAHSAHNYHPLPLVVASAEGAWMTDVEGRRYLDMLAGYSALNFGHGNRRLIDAARAQLERVTLTSRAFHHDRFADFCTELAALCGKDMVLPMNTGAEAVETAVKTARKWGYEVKGVPDGHAKIVVAADNFHGRTTTIVSFSTDHEARDHFGPYTPGFEIVPYGDLTALAHAVTENTVAVLLEPIQGEAGVLVPPAGYLSGVRELTRERNVLFMADEIQSGLGRTGRTFACEHEGVVPDVYILGKALGGGVVPVSAVVADRDVLGVFRPGEHGSTFGGNPLACAVALEVIAMLRTGEFQGRATELGEHLHRELNLLIGGGAVTAVRGRGLWAGVDIDPSRGTGREISEKLMELGVLVKDTHGSTIRIAPPLVISKEDLDWGLDQLRSVLGA is encoded by the coding sequence GTGTCGACAACAGCTGATGCCATCCGCTCCGCAGACGCGCACAGCGCGCACAACTACCATCCGCTGCCCTTGGTCGTCGCCTCCGCGGAAGGCGCGTGGATGACCGATGTCGAGGGCCGCAGATACCTCGACATGCTCGCCGGTTACTCGGCCCTCAACTTCGGTCACGGCAACCGCCGGCTGATCGATGCCGCCCGGGCCCAGCTGGAACGGGTCACGCTCACCTCACGCGCCTTCCACCACGACCGCTTCGCCGACTTCTGTACCGAGCTCGCCGCGCTGTGCGGCAAGGACATGGTGCTCCCCATGAACACGGGCGCGGAGGCCGTGGAGACGGCGGTGAAGACCGCCCGCAAGTGGGGCTACGAGGTCAAGGGCGTCCCGGACGGGCACGCCAAGATCGTGGTCGCCGCCGACAACTTCCACGGCCGGACCACGACGATCGTGTCCTTCTCCACGGACCACGAGGCCCGCGACCACTTCGGCCCGTACACGCCGGGCTTCGAGATCGTTCCGTACGGGGACCTCACCGCGCTGGCCCACGCCGTCACCGAGAACACCGTGGCCGTGCTGCTGGAGCCGATCCAGGGCGAGGCGGGGGTGCTGGTGCCGCCGGCCGGGTACCTGAGCGGCGTGCGGGAGCTGACCCGCGAGCGGAACGTCCTGTTCATGGCGGACGAGATCCAGTCGGGTCTGGGGCGCACCGGGCGGACCTTCGCGTGCGAGCACGAGGGGGTCGTCCCGGACGTCTACATCCTCGGCAAGGCGCTCGGCGGCGGCGTGGTGCCGGTGTCCGCCGTCGTCGCCGACCGGGACGTGCTCGGGGTGTTCCGCCCCGGGGAGCACGGGTCCACCTTCGGCGGGAACCCGCTCGCGTGCGCGGTCGCCCTGGAGGTGATCGCGATGCTGCGGACCGGCGAGTTCCAGGGCCGCGCCACCGAGCTGGGCGAGCACCTGCACCGGGAACTGAACCTGCTGATCGGCGGCGGCGCGGTGACCGCCGTGCGCGGGCGCGGGCTGTGGGCGGGCGTGGACATCGACCCCTCGCGCGGCACCGGCCGGGAGATCTCCGAGAAGCTGATGGAGCTCGGGGTGCTCGTGAAGGACACGCACGGGTCGACGATCCGGATCGCCCCGCCGCTGGTGATCAGCAAGGAGGACCTGGACTGGGGCCTGGACCAGCTCCGGTCGGTGCTGGGCGCGTAG
- the glyA gene encoding serine hydroxymethyltransferase: MSASRHPALLAADPELASFVAAEEVLQAQTLRLIPSENYVSAAVLEASGTVLQNKYSEGYPGRRYYEGQQNIDRVEALAVERAKGLFGVDHANVQPYSGSPANLAVYLAFAKPGDTVMGMALPMGGHLTHGWGVSATGSWFRGVQYGVRQDTGLIDYDAVRELALAERPKLIFCGGTALPRTIDFAAFAEIAKEAGSILVADVAHIAGLIAGGAHPSPADHVDVVSTTTHKTLRGPRGAMLMCREEHAKAIDKAVFPGLQGGPHNQTTAGIAVALHEAAQPSFTAYAHQVVANAKALAAELLQKGFDLVSGGTDNHLILIDLTGKDVPGKIAAKALDRAGIVVNYNTVPFDPRKPFDPSGIRIGTPSLTSRGLSAAHMPVVADWISRAVDAAAKGDEQALAAIRAEVTDLMAAFPAPGLPLA, from the coding sequence ATGTCCGCGAGCCGCCATCCCGCCCTTCTCGCCGCCGACCCCGAGCTGGCGTCCTTCGTCGCGGCGGAGGAAGTACTGCAGGCGCAGACCCTGCGCCTGATCCCCAGTGAGAACTACGTGTCCGCGGCCGTCCTCGAGGCCTCTGGCACCGTGCTGCAGAACAAGTACAGCGAGGGCTATCCCGGCCGCCGCTACTACGAGGGCCAGCAGAACATCGACCGCGTCGAGGCGCTGGCCGTGGAGCGGGCCAAGGGCCTGTTCGGCGTGGACCACGCGAACGTGCAGCCGTACTCCGGCTCGCCGGCGAACCTGGCCGTGTACCTGGCCTTCGCGAAGCCGGGCGACACCGTGATGGGCATGGCCCTGCCGATGGGCGGGCACCTCACCCACGGCTGGGGCGTCTCGGCGACGGGCTCCTGGTTCCGGGGCGTCCAGTACGGCGTCCGCCAGGACACCGGGCTGATCGACTACGACGCGGTGCGCGAGCTGGCCCTGGCCGAGCGGCCCAAGCTGATCTTCTGCGGCGGTACCGCCCTGCCGAGGACCATCGACTTCGCCGCCTTCGCCGAGATCGCCAAGGAGGCGGGCTCGATCCTGGTCGCGGACGTGGCCCACATCGCGGGCCTGATCGCGGGCGGCGCGCACCCGTCCCCGGCGGACCACGTCGACGTCGTCTCCACCACCACGCACAAGACCCTGCGCGGTCCGCGGGGCGCGATGCTGATGTGCCGGGAGGAGCACGCGAAGGCGATCGACAAGGCGGTCTTCCCGGGCCTCCAGGGCGGCCCGCACAACCAGACGACGGCCGGTATCGCGGTGGCGCTGCACGAGGCGGCCCAGCCGTCCTTCACGGCGTACGCGCACCAGGTCGTCGCCAATGCCAAGGCGCTTGCCGCGGAGCTGCTCCAGAAGGGCTTCGACCTGGTCTCGGGCGGTACGGACAACCACCTGATCCTGATCGACCTGACCGGCAAGGACGTGCCGGGCAAGATCGCGGCCAAGGCCCTGGACCGGGCGGGCATCGTCGTGAACTACAACACGGTGCCGTTCGACCCCCGCAAGCCGTTCGACCCGTCGGGCATCCGGATCGGCACTCCCTCGCTGACCTCGCGGGGCCTGTCCGCCGCGCACATGCCGGTCGTGGCCGACTGGATCTCGCGCGCGGTCGACGCCGCCGCCAAGGGCGACGAGCAGGCCCTCGCCGCGATCCGCGCGGAGGTCACGGATCTGATGGCGGCCTTCCCCGCCCCAGGCCTGCCGCTCGCCTGA
- the trpS gene encoding tryptophan--tRNA ligase: MASDRPRALSGIQPTSGSFHLGNYLGAIRQYVALQETHDAFYMVVDLHAITVPQDPKELRANTRLSAAQLLAAGLDPERCTLFVQSHVPEHAQLGWVMNCITGFGEASRMTQFKDKSAKGGVNNATVGLFTYPILQVADILLYQANAVPVGEDQRQHIELTRDLAERFNQRYGRTFTLPAAHIVKEVAKIYDLQDPAIKMSKSASSPKGLINLLDEPKVTEKKIKSAVTDTEAEVRFDSEKKPGVSNLLTIYSTLTGETISELEAKYEGKGYGALKTDLAGVMVDFVTPFKKRTQEYLDDPETLDSILAKGAEKARAVAAETLAQAYDSLGLLPAKH; encoded by the coding sequence ATGGCTTCTGATCGTCCTCGCGCGCTCTCCGGCATCCAGCCCACCTCCGGCTCGTTCCACCTCGGGAACTACCTCGGAGCCATCCGCCAGTACGTCGCCCTGCAGGAGACGCACGACGCCTTCTACATGGTGGTCGACCTGCACGCGATCACCGTGCCGCAGGATCCGAAGGAACTGCGCGCGAACACCCGCCTCTCCGCCGCCCAGCTGCTGGCCGCCGGCCTGGACCCCGAGCGCTGCACGCTCTTCGTCCAGAGCCACGTGCCCGAGCACGCCCAGCTCGGCTGGGTCATGAACTGCATCACCGGTTTCGGCGAGGCCAGCCGGATGACCCAGTTCAAGGACAAGTCCGCCAAGGGCGGCGTCAACAACGCCACTGTCGGCCTGTTCACGTACCCGATCCTGCAGGTCGCCGACATCCTGCTGTACCAGGCGAACGCGGTCCCCGTCGGCGAGGACCAGCGCCAGCACATCGAGCTGACCCGCGACCTGGCGGAGCGCTTCAACCAGCGCTACGGCCGGACCTTCACCCTCCCCGCCGCGCACATCGTCAAGGAGGTCGCGAAGATCTACGACCTCCAGGACCCGGCGATCAAGATGTCGAAGTCCGCCTCGTCCCCCAAGGGCCTGATCAACCTCCTCGACGAGCCCAAGGTCACCGAGAAGAAGATCAAGAGCGCGGTCACGGACACCGAGGCGGAGGTCCGCTTCGACTCCGAGAAGAAGCCCGGCGTCAGCAACCTGCTCACGATCTACTCCACCCTCACGGGCGAGACGATCTCCGAGCTGGAGGCGAAGTACGAGGGCAAGGGCTACGGCGCGCTGAAGACCGACCTGGCCGGCGTGATGGTCGATTTCGTCACACCGTTCAAGAAGCGCACCCAGGAATACCTGGACGACCCCGAGACGCTGGACTCCATCCTGGCCAAGGGCGCGGAGAAGGCCCGAGCGGTCGCCGCCGAGACGCTCGCGCAGGCCTACGACAGCCTCGGTCTGCTGCCCGCCAAGCACTGA
- a CDS encoding 2'-5' RNA ligase family protein, translating to MGTVTLGVSIAVPEPYGSQLQELRAGFGDAAAHGIPTHVTLVPPTEVEADRLPAIRAHLVEVAAAFRSFRMRLAGTGTFRPLSPVVFVRIAEGAEGCTRLQSEVRDPHGPLDRELAFPYHPHVTVAHGISEEAMDLAFTTLAEYGAEWLCEGFALYEQGSDGVWRKLREYPFGNGPACVPAQAGSPGDQAGEAAGAAGAAEAAGATVPPS from the coding sequence GTGGGGACCGTAACGCTCGGCGTTTCGATCGCGGTCCCGGAGCCGTACGGCAGCCAGCTCCAGGAGCTGCGCGCGGGCTTCGGGGACGCGGCCGCGCACGGCATCCCCACGCATGTCACCCTCGTCCCGCCCACCGAGGTGGAGGCGGACCGGCTCCCCGCGATCAGGGCCCACCTGGTCGAGGTCGCGGCCGCCTTCCGGTCCTTCCGGATGCGGCTGGCCGGCACCGGAACCTTCCGCCCCCTCTCGCCCGTCGTCTTCGTCAGGATCGCCGAAGGGGCCGAGGGCTGCACCCGCCTGCAGAGCGAGGTCCGCGACCCCCACGGGCCGCTCGACCGCGAGCTGGCGTTCCCGTACCACCCGCACGTCACGGTCGCCCACGGGATCTCCGAGGAGGCGATGGACCTCGCGTTCACGACCCTCGCCGAGTACGGCGCCGAGTGGCTGTGCGAGGGCTTCGCGCTCTACGAGCAGGGCTCGGACGGGGTCTGGCGCAAGCTGCGCGAGTACCCGTTCGGGAACGGACCGGCCTGCGTCCCGGCGCAGGCGGGCTCACCCGGTGACCAGGCCGGAGAGGCGGCCGGGGCCGCAGGGGCAGCCGAGGCCGCGGGGGCGACCGTCCCGCCGTCCTGA
- a CDS encoding YihY/virulence factor BrkB family protein, giving the protein MDWLTKLPVIGPLAVRLMRTHAWHSYERLDRVHWTRLAAAITFISFLALFPLITVAAAIGAALLSPEQLDRLEKNLAEQVPGISDQLNIGGLVDNAGTVGLVAGALLLVTGVSWVGSMRDCLRAVWDKDDEDDGNPIVRKGKDGLVLLGLGGVGLASAAASILGSSAVGKTAEWLDIPREGAGGALLRSFAFLVGVVAAFLLLLYVLTLLPGVEPPRGRLIQAALIGAAGFELLKLLLSGYMREVAAKSMYGAFGVPIALLLWINFMAKLLLFVSSWTATRDDADGDGTEDPPAAPPAAPPAVAPEASGSR; this is encoded by the coding sequence ATGGACTGGCTGACGAAACTCCCGGTGATCGGGCCGCTCGCGGTCCGTCTGATGCGGACGCACGCGTGGCATTCGTACGAACGCCTCGACCGCGTGCACTGGACCCGCCTCGCCGCAGCCATCACCTTCATCAGCTTCCTCGCGCTCTTTCCGCTGATCACCGTGGCCGCCGCGATCGGCGCGGCGCTGCTCAGCCCGGAGCAGCTGGACCGGCTGGAGAAGAACCTCGCCGAACAGGTCCCGGGCATCTCCGACCAGCTCAACATCGGGGGACTCGTCGACAACGCCGGCACGGTCGGTCTCGTCGCCGGCGCCCTCCTGCTCGTCACCGGTGTCAGCTGGGTGGGCTCCATGCGGGACTGCCTGCGCGCGGTCTGGGACAAGGACGACGAGGACGACGGGAACCCGATCGTCCGCAAGGGCAAGGACGGGCTCGTCCTCCTCGGCCTCGGCGGAGTGGGCCTGGCCTCCGCCGCCGCCTCCATCCTCGGATCCAGCGCGGTCGGGAAGACCGCCGAATGGCTGGACATCCCGCGCGAGGGCGCGGGCGGCGCGCTGCTCCGCTCCTTCGCCTTCCTCGTCGGCGTCGTGGCCGCGTTCCTGCTGCTCCTCTACGTCCTGACCCTGCTCCCGGGCGTCGAACCGCCCCGCGGCCGCCTGATCCAGGCGGCCCTCATCGGCGCGGCCGGCTTCGAACTGCTGAAACTGCTGCTCAGCGGCTATATGCGGGAGGTCGCCGCGAAGAGCATGTACGGGGCCTTCGGCGTGCCGATCGCCCTGCTGCTCTGGATCAACTTCATGGCGAAACTGCTGCTGTTCGTCTCCTCCTGGACGGCGACCCGCGACGACGCGGACGGCGACGGGACGGAAGACCCGCCGGCCGCCCCTCCCGCCGCCCCTCCGGCCGTCGCACCGGAGGCCTCCGGCAGCCGCTGA
- a CDS encoding D-alanyl-D-alanine carboxypeptidase family protein has protein sequence MSAKKTALSVLSAALLVPALLAAPAHAAPTPPADGKAQPPKAPAPAPPVSMSTVGGSLLGQPGTQVNLLPGAPALPANLTGRSWIVADAESGEVLAAHNAHWRLPPASTMKMLFADTVLPNLPKEQVHKVTDKDMEGVGSGSSLVGVKEDLEYSVHDLWLGVFLRSGNDAVHVLSAMNGGVEKTVKDMQAHAEELQALDTHVVSPDGYDAPEQVSSAYDLTLIARSGLQKHDFREYCGTVSAKFPGLQEAGKPRDHFEIQNTNRLMTGAGGITPYKGIAGVKNGNTTMAGSTFTGAAQQGERKLLVTVMNPNAGGANSVYEETAALFDWGFAAAGKVKPVGELVPPKSADTSSHGSPAQSHENNPSAGKGSGGGAGTALGVAGGALAVLAGGAFVINRRWPRGRRGRGEELV, from the coding sequence GTGTCTGCCAAGAAGACCGCGCTGTCGGTCCTTTCCGCCGCGTTGCTGGTCCCCGCCCTGCTGGCGGCCCCCGCACATGCCGCGCCGACCCCGCCGGCCGACGGAAAGGCCCAGCCGCCCAAGGCCCCGGCGCCCGCGCCGCCCGTCTCGATGTCCACGGTCGGCGGCTCCCTGCTCGGACAGCCCGGGACCCAGGTGAACCTGCTGCCCGGCGCGCCCGCCCTGCCGGCGAACCTCACCGGGCGGTCGTGGATCGTGGCGGACGCCGAGTCCGGCGAGGTGCTGGCCGCGCACAACGCGCACTGGCGGCTGCCCCCGGCCTCGACCATGAAGATGCTCTTCGCGGACACCGTGCTGCCGAACCTGCCCAAGGAGCAGGTCCACAAGGTCACCGACAAGGACATGGAGGGCGTGGGCTCGGGCAGCAGCCTGGTCGGGGTCAAGGAGGACCTCGAGTACTCCGTCCACGACCTGTGGCTCGGGGTGTTCCTGCGGTCGGGGAACGACGCCGTGCATGTGCTTTCGGCCATGAACGGCGGCGTCGAGAAGACCGTCAAGGACATGCAGGCCCACGCCGAGGAGCTGCAGGCCCTCGACACGCACGTGGTGTCCCCCGACGGGTACGACGCCCCCGAGCAGGTGTCGAGCGCGTACGACCTGACGCTGATCGCCCGCTCCGGACTGCAGAAGCACGACTTCAGGGAGTACTGCGGCACCGTGAGCGCGAAGTTCCCCGGGCTGCAGGAGGCCGGGAAGCCGCGGGACCACTTCGAGATCCAGAACACCAACCGGCTGATGACCGGTGCGGGCGGCATCACCCCCTACAAGGGCATCGCCGGGGTCAAGAACGGCAACACCACCATGGCCGGTTCCACCTTCACCGGCGCCGCGCAGCAGGGCGAGAGGAAGCTGCTGGTCACGGTGATGAACCCGAACGCGGGCGGCGCGAACTCGGTCTACGAGGAGACCGCAGCGCTCTTCGACTGGGGTTTCGCGGCCGCCGGGAAGGTCAAGCCGGTGGGTGAGCTCGTCCCGCCGAAGAGCGCGGACACCTCCTCGCACGGCTCCCCGGCCCAGTCGCACGAGAACAACCCGTCGGCCGGCAAGGGCTCCGGCGGCGGTGCGGGCACCGCGCTGGGCGTCGCGGGCGGTGCACTGGCCGTACTGGCGGGCGGCGCCTTCGTGATCAACCGCCGCTGGCCCCGCGGCCGCCGCGGCCGGGGCGAAGAACTGGTCTGA
- a CDS encoding SCO4848 family membrane protein, which produces MRLSRTASWFLLAFGVWSWFIWVSFVRNLWRNGSGLAFDAAGGPTSYFWVHLTLAVSSFLLGTAVGLIGLRAVLALRRESRAERADGTDRTNRADSDTQA; this is translated from the coding sequence ATGAGACTCAGCCGTACCGCCTCCTGGTTCCTGCTCGCGTTCGGAGTGTGGAGCTGGTTCATCTGGGTGTCTTTCGTCCGGAACCTGTGGAGGAACGGCAGTGGTCTTGCCTTCGATGCGGCGGGCGGTCCCACTTCCTACTTCTGGGTGCACCTGACGCTTGCGGTGTCGTCCTTTCTCCTGGGGACGGCGGTCGGACTGATCGGGTTGCGTGCCGTCCTCGCCCTGCGGCGTGAATCACGTGCGGAGCGTGCGGACGGCACGGACCGTACGAACCGAGCGGATTCGGACACACAGGCATGA